One Thermomonas paludicola genomic window, GCCCGCCCTGATATGCAGGCGATCGATGTTGCCGTTTGCAACGCTGCGTTGAACGACTTCGCGAAAGATTGTTGACACTTGAAAAAAGCGTGATTAGGTTTCGCCCAGCAGACGTTTCCTGCGGAAGATGGTGAGCACGCACAACTTGCAATCCGGCGGCGCGGCAAGACATTCCACCTGCTTCGGCGAACGGTGGATGCAGGCAGCCTGTCCCTTGCGCAATCGTGTGCCGCTGGTTTCGGCAACGTCCATGTTCAAGACCTGCAGCGCACCCCGCCGCAGGTTTTTTAATGGACGGGGAATGTTCCAGGTCGATGCGATGCAGATTGCGCGCATCGGCACAGTATCCGTTCCAGCGCGCCTGGCGCGCCGGCGGTCGATCGCGGGTCCGATACCCGCGGTGTCTTTCGCAACTGGGCTTTACCGATTTACCCATTGACGAGGAGCCATACCATGGCCGTGAAAAAAGCTGCAAAGAAGGTCGCTGCCAAGAAGCCGGCGGCGAAGAAAGTTGCCAAGAAAGCCGTGAAGAAGGCCGCGGCGAAGAAGCCCGCGGCGAAGAAGGCCGTTGCCAAGAAGCCGGTCGCCAAGAAGGCCGTTGCCAAGAAGCCGGCTGCCAAGAAGGCCGTGAAGAAGGCCGTTGCCAAGAAGCCGGTCGCCAAGAAGGTCGTTGCCAAGAAGGCCGTTGCCAAGAAGCCGGCTGCCAAGAAAGCCGCCCCGAAGAAGGCTGTTGCCAAGAAGCCGGCTGCCAAGAAGGCCGCGCCGAAGAAGGCTGCTGCCAAGAAGCCAGCCGCGAAGAAGGCTGCTCCGAAGAAGGCTGCTCCGAAGAAGGCTGCCCCCAAGAAAGCTGCCCCGAAGAAGGCGAAGCCGGCAGTGATGCCGCCGATGCCGGCACCCACAGCCACCATGTAAGACCCGCGACCGGGCCGGGAGAATCCCGGCTCGGCGCAGTTTCATTCTGCAGACCCTTCCCGTTGCCCAGGCGGGAGGGGTTTCTTTTGCGCTGCGATTGGCGCGGAAGCGCGCCAGCGTGACTCAGGGGGGTGATGCCTTGGCGCGCGACGCGTTGGTGCCAGCAGGCGTTGCGCGATCGGCATACAGCAGGTCTTCGGACCCATCCACGGTGTCATCGTCCAGCCACTTGCCATCGGGCAGTCCCAGCGCGGCATCCAGAATGGTGGGCATCAGTCCGCTGGGAAGCGGGCTCTCGCTGTTCCACAGGATAACCACGCCCATGTCCTGCTCGGGCAGCAGTGCCATCATGCCGCGATAGCCCTGCACGGCGCCGCCGTGGAAGATCACGTTGTGGCCGGCGTAGTTGTAGTCGCGCCAACCCAGCGCATAGCTGGCCGAGGTCAAGCGACCGCGACGCCAGGACGAGCCGCGAATTTCACTTGGAGTGTCGATCAGCGGTGCGTGCAGCGTGGCCAGCAGCGGCGCCGGCAGCACGTCGGGGCGATGCCCGCTGTGGGCGATCAGCCACTGCGCCATGTCGCTGATGCTGGCATTGACGCCGGCCGCAGGGGCGACGCGGTAGTAGTTCGGCTTGGGCATCAGCGACACCCAGCCGCCACGGCCACGGACATGCGGCTTTGCCCAGCTGGCGCTGGCCTCGATGCCTTCCAGCCCGTAACTGGCATCGTGCATGCCCAACGGCTTGAAGATGCGGCTGGCCACGCTTTCGCTGTAGAACTTGCCGGTGGTGGCGAACACGATGTCGCCGATCAGGCTGAACGCCACGTTCTGGTAGGCATAGCACTGCCCCGGCGCACACGCCATTGGCGCGTTGGCCATGCGTTGGGTCAGGCTGTGGTAATCGACATCGCCTTCCAGGTCGCGATCGAACGCATTGCGGGTCAGTCCGGTGCGATGGCTGAGGATGTCCGCCACGGTGACCTGGCTGGTCGCGTCCGGGGTGGCCAACTGGAACGAGGGGACATAGTCGGTCAGGTGGCTGTCCCAGCGCAGGACGCCGTCGTTGACCAGGATGCCGGTCATGGTGGCGGCAAACGACTTGGAGAGCGATGCAAGGCGGAAAACCGTATGTGCATCGACCGGCTGCGGTTGATTCACGTCGGTGATGCCATAGCCGCGTGCGCTGAGGATCTTGCCGTTCTTGACGATGGCCATCGCCAGGCCGGGGATGCGGCCATTGGCCACCAGTGCCGAGGCAATCGCCTCGAAGCGTGCAACGTCCAGCGCCGAGGCGGGCACTGCGCTGGCGGTACCGGCGACGCCTGCGGCTGGCAGTGGCTGCGGCAACGAGGCAGCGGGCTGTGGGCGACTGATCTCGCCACGCAGCGGCACGGCATCCTGCGCGGTGGAGCCCATGGCCAAAGGCAACAGCGCTGCCACCAATCCCGTGCGCCAGGAGAACCGTGGGTTGCGCTCTTTCATCGGTCTTTCTCCCTGCGTATGCTGCAACGACGGGCTGATTCTAGCGCCTGTTTCCACGGTTGCATGAACAAGGGGAGCTTTGATGCTGGGCCTTTTGATTTTTATCGTGATTGTTGCCGTGGCGGCGTTCTGGGCAATCGGCATCTACAACGGCCTGGTGACCGCCAGGAACGCCTATAAAAACGCGTTTGCGCAGATCGACGTGCAGCTGCAGCGCCGTTTCGACCTGATCCCGAACCTGGTCGAGGTGGCCAAGAAGTACATGGCGCACGAGCGCGAGACGCTGGAAGCGGTGATCGCCGCGCGCTCGGCCGCGCAATCGGGCCTGGCGGCAGCCAAGGCCAACCCCGGCGACCCGAATGCGATGGCCACGCTGGCTGCGGCGCAGGGCCAGCTGAATGCCGGGCTGGGCCGGCTGCTGGCGGTGGCCGAGGCCTATCCGGACCTCAAGGCCAACCAGAACATGATGCAGCTCACCGAGGAGCTGACCAGCACCGAGAACAAGGTCGCGTTCGCGCGGCAGGCGTTCAACGACATGGTGATGGCCTTCAATAATCGGCGCGAAGTGTTCCCCAACAGCATCTTCGCCGGCATGTTCGGCTTTCTTCCGGCGACGTTGCTGGAGATCCCGGCGGACAAGCAGGCGCAGGTGCGCGAGGTGCCGAAGGTGCAGTTCTGACACGGCTGATTCCCTCTCCCCATCAGCGGGGAGGAGGTTTGCAGATTGGCTGAAGGACCTGACACGCCATGAATTTCTTCGAGCAACAGGCTGCGGCGAGGCGAACCTCCTCGCGGCTGGTGTTCTTGTTCGCGCTGGCCGTGATCGGCATTGTCCTGGCGGTGGATCTGGCGGCCTGGATCGTGGCGCCTTCGCCGAAGTCGCTGGCCTTCGCGACCCTCGGCACGCTGGGCGTGATCGGCCTGGGGTCGCTGTACCGCATCGCCAGCCTGGCCGGTGGCGGTGAAACGGTGGCGCAGGAAATGGGCGGCAGTCTGGTGCCGGCGGAGACCACGGATCCAGCCCTGCGCCGCTTGCGCAATGTGGTGGAGGAAATCTCCATCGCGTCCGGCGTGCCGGTACCCAAGCTCTATGTGCTGGAAGACGAGCTGGCCATCAATGCGTTTGCGGCGGGATTCAGCACGTCGGATGCGGTGGTGGCGGTGACGCGGGGCGCACTCGACCGGCTCAATCGCGATGAACTGCAGGGCGTGATCGCGCATGAATTCAGCCATGTGCTCAATGGCGACATGCGGCTCAACATCCGCCTGATCGGGATCCTGTTCGGGATCCTGATGATCGGACTGATCGGCCGCAAGATTCTGGAAGGCAGCCGGTTCGGCGGCCGCAGCAAGAATGCCGGCGCCCTCCTTGTCGCCGCGCTGGGGGCGATGGCGATCGGGTACATCGGGCTGTTCTTCGGGCGCATGATCAAAGCCGGCATCAGCCGCAACCGCGAGCGTCTGGCGGATGCAAGCGCGGTGCAGTTCACCCGGCAGACCTCGGGACTCGCCGGCGCCTTGAAAAAAATCGCCGGGCTGGAAGATGGGTCAAGGCTGGGGCAGCGCGGCAATACCGAAGAAGTCAGCCACATGTTGTTCGGCGATGGCATCGGGTTCTCCGGTTTGTTTGCCACGCACCCGCCGCTGTTGGAGCGCATCCGGGCGCTGGAACCCGGGTTTCGCAGCGAGCAGCTGCAGCGGCTCAAGGCGGACTG contains:
- a CDS encoding histone H1-like repetitive region-containing protein — protein: MAVKKAAKKVAAKKPAAKKVAKKAVKKAAAKKPAAKKAVAKKPVAKKAVAKKPAAKKAVKKAVAKKPVAKKVVAKKAVAKKPAAKKAAPKKAVAKKPAAKKAAPKKAAAKKPAAKKAAPKKAAPKKAAPKKAAPKKAKPAVMPPMPAPTATM
- a CDS encoding serine hydrolase domain-containing protein, producing MKERNPRFSWRTGLVAALLPLAMGSTAQDAVPLRGEISRPQPAASLPQPLPAAGVAGTASAVPASALDVARFEAIASALVANGRIPGLAMAIVKNGKILSARGYGITDVNQPQPVDAHTVFRLASLSKSFAATMTGILVNDGVLRWDSHLTDYVPSFQLATPDATSQVTVADILSHRTGLTRNAFDRDLEGDVDYHSLTQRMANAPMACAPGQCYAYQNVAFSLIGDIVFATTGKFYSESVASRIFKPLGMHDASYGLEGIEASASWAKPHVRGRGGWVSLMPKPNYYRVAPAAGVNASISDMAQWLIAHSGHRPDVLPAPLLATLHAPLIDTPSEIRGSSWRRGRLTSASYALGWRDYNYAGHNVIFHGGAVQGYRGMMALLPEQDMGVVILWNSESPLPSGLMPTILDAALGLPDGKWLDDDTVDGSEDLLYADRATPAGTNASRAKASPP
- a CDS encoding LemA family protein — protein: MGLLIFIVIVAVAAFWAIGIYNGLVTARNAYKNAFAQIDVQLQRRFDLIPNLVEVAKKYMAHERETLEAVIAARSAAQSGLAAAKANPGDPNAMATLAAAQGQLNAGLGRLLAVAEAYPDLKANQNMMQLTEELTSTENKVAFARQAFNDMVMAFNNRREVFPNSIFAGMFGFLPATLLEIPADKQAQVREVPKVQF
- a CDS encoding M48 family metallopeptidase, which encodes MNFFEQQAAARRTSSRLVFLFALAVIGIVLAVDLAAWIVAPSPKSLAFATLGTLGVIGLGSLYRIASLAGGGETVAQEMGGSLVPAETTDPALRRLRNVVEEISIASGVPVPKLYVLEDELAINAFAAGFSTSDAVVAVTRGALDRLNRDELQGVIAHEFSHVLNGDMRLNIRLIGILFGILMIGLIGRKILEGSRFGGRSKNAGALLVAALGAMAIGYIGLFFGRMIKAGISRNRERLADASAVQFTRQTSGLAGALKKIAGLEDGSRLGQRGNTEEVSHMLFGDGIGFSGLFATHPPLLERIRALEPGFRSEQLQRLKADWRHSPPDGLREDLALGLAESGSRRLSDAGRHVVITPAMVASQVAHPADDDYRQADAIAEAMPEALRDLARGRETVMPLLLSLLLAQDEVLLDRQRLEIASRLGGDVAEHALRIHQQLTADLHPMLRLPLAALAFPVLRLRPRPQLDTFLDVVHAVVHADGEVSLFEYCLGKLLAVQVRESLDPSRYARFGRRKPGSVRTEFATLLAVIAQFGNDDEATARRAYLAGLQRVLPRDHVAYAPPAEGVQALEQVWDALDALDPLAKQVMVEAITDAISSDGRVSVAEAELLRTICGVLHCPLPPMLERS